One Danio aesculapii chromosome 13, fDanAes4.1, whole genome shotgun sequence DNA window includes the following coding sequences:
- the vsir gene encoding V-type immunoglobulin domain-containing suppressor of T-cell activation → MDVFRAVLLCFHVFTAIQASGDHHSLRVSVPHRTYECPEGADVILKCVPSGSKAYPQDTFWTTWLYTPRSQDHCQKGAHPRKANHTNRSLGVEYSSGDKVFSVSLKNVRHADQGKYCCWLLDLHGKHKEQDAHDFMYLTVVPIPANAYNGSLKCLEYSHTASDDSVAEGLAIAACVAFVLCLPLILMLVYRQRQTVERHRRAHELVRMDSEAQAHENPVFLGDSPEPKMRTISQIMMRQSSETGHHLLSEPGTPFSPNIQGELFFPAQDPIPESPNLLG, encoded by the exons ATGGATGTATTTCGGGCTGTGTTGCTCTGCTTTCATGTGTTTACTGCGATTCAAG CGAGTGGTGATCATCACTCTCTCAGAGTCTCTGTGCCCCATCGGACCTACGAGTGTCCCGAAGGTGCAGATGTCATTCTGAAGTGTGTTCCGTCCGGGTCCAAGGCTTACCCGCAGGACACGTTCTGGACTACCTGGCTCTACACACCTCGCTCACAAGACCACTGCCAGAAGGGAGCACATCCGCGCAAGGCCAATCACACCAACCGCTCTCTGGGAGTGGAATACTCCAGTGGAGACAAGGTCTTCTCAGTCTCATTAAAGAATGTCAGGCATGCGGACCAGGGCAAATACTGCTGCTGGCTTCTGGACCTCCATGGCAAGCACAAGGAGCAGGACGCCCATGACTTCATGTACCTCACTGTGGTGCCAA TACCCGCAAATGCTTATAATGGGAGTCTGAAATGTTTGGAATATTCTCACACTGCTTCAGATG ACTCTGTGGCTGAAGGTCTGGCTATCGCAGCCTGTGTTGCTTTTGTTCTGTGCCTCCCGCTAATTCTGATGCTGGTTTACAGACAGAGACAAACAGTAGAGCGACACAGAC GTGCACACGAACTGGTGCGAATGGACAG tgaagcacAGGCGCATGAGAACCCAGTGTTTTTGGGTGATTCTCCAGAACCTAAAATGCGGACAATATCCCAAATAATGATGAGGCAGTCATCTGAAACAGGACACCATCTCCTGTCAGAACCAGGAACTCCATTCTCTCCAAACATACAAGGAGAACTGTTCTTCCCAGCACAGG ACCCCATCCCGGAGTCTCCCAACTTACTGGGATAA